Genomic window (Scleropages formosus chromosome 16, fSclFor1.1, whole genome shotgun sequence):
CTGGGGAAGTTTTCTTCTACTGAGTCTCCTGTTGAAGATCTGTTGGTTTTTTATTCTCAATCACAGTCCAGTCCAGACATAAAACACTGAGACAGAAATAGTTTTTCGACACACTGTGAAGCCGTCACATACGATGTGTGTTTTATCTTCAATCTAACAAGAAGTGGGGCCTCTTCGGCCGAGTTTCTTCATACACTCTTGAAGCAACATCTTAAATCTTGACATGTGTTGAGTTTCAACTCAAGTTGCagagcagcaggtaacacaCCAAAACCTCATATAAATTGTGAACTGGCTGTGAAATCAGACAAATATAAAGCTCAACTAGATATTTATCTTTAAGACACTGATGTTGATCTTGGCTTTGGTTAAGCTGATCCCAGTAGTTTTTTGGATGTAAAGATATACAATCAGAcgtatttaaaaacaatatcagAATGTCAAAAGTAGTAGGACTACATGCATCAATCCATTATCAATTACTGCTTGTCATAGTACACTCGGAAGGAGACACAAGCCCATCGCAGTGCAATAAACACACTTGTTTACTCGCATAACAGTGGCCTGATGATGCTTCCTTTAGCCTCGATTTGtcattttgtcatgttttgcCCACCAAGATATTACAGGTTATGCACTGAGACAGTTCACGTTGCACAGTCTGAACATcacataaacatttttcaccCGCCTTTGACAAACAACCAGAATCTTGCTATGTTTTGTTACTGGCTTTATTCTCCACCATAGCAGTCCGCTGTCAAACGAGACTAATGGCTGTTTGTGTCCAGCTATTTTGTCGGTACGGGTTGTACAGGTACGTCAATTTATTTTCTGGTGATCGTTGAAGCAGCAGTTTATTGCTCAGGATTCATCACACGTGTTGGATAAAAATAAAACGAGAACGTCTCAGTGATAGTTGCTTCCTTTAAGATTCCCTAGACATTCAGACTGAGAAcaggataaaaagaaaaagaccaaAGAAATATGTTTCTGTACTTTTACAACACTGGAAACCATTGGTGCTCAACAGGTATCCTCCAGTGCCAGTGGTGTAAGGgtaaagaaactgaaaagataaacataaaaataacatgaacacCTGCCAGTCTTTATTTGTgtcaggctgtttttttttgtactgagaTGATGTCagatggggggtgcggttggcgcggtggcgcggtgggttggaccacagtcctgctgtccggtgggtatggggttcgagtcctgcttggggtaccttgtgatggactggcatcccatcctgggtgtgtcccctccccctccggccttacgccctgtgttgccgggtaggctccggttccccgtgaccccatatgggacaagcggctctgaaaatgtgtgtgtgtgtgtgtgtgtgtgtgtgatgtcagaTGTTATCTTTTTTAGACAATGCAATTCTTCATGGAGTCATATTTAGGAAAAGGGGGACCACTGTTTAGCAGGAAGGGTGTGTCATTTCTGGGTTAGCAGTGACCAGCTCTTGCCACATGTGGGTTTGACCTTACACAACATTTCTAACAGccctataaataaaaattattcagttaatTAATTGATGGTGTAAATGACACTTCATGCTCATTGTGATTctctattaattaattaattaattaattaattattctattatttaatttaatagaGCAATATTCCTTTTAGATTACTTGGGGATACACTCACAGAACAGGTTCAGTAACTGCTGTATTTGTGGGCTTCAAACTACGTTATCCACATCAAAAAGTGTCAACACCTCTTTtgtgatttattaattaaaaatgtccatTAATAATATAGATTGcaactaatttttttaaattgtgccaCGTGTTATGTGCCACAAAGAAATACTAAAAAATTGGCAGTATTTCAAAGTAGACATTTAGTTATGAAAttattccaaaatgaaaaggtaAAAGAGAAATGCGTGAATTAAGTTTTATTACTAAGAACTTCGCACTCTATCCACCTCCCAGATGTCTGCCACGTTTCACTGATGACATAATTTTTACGGCAtagcagtgctgctgttgcGCTGGAGATGGCTAACGAGTGGGAAAAAGCCTGTTGCACTGCGCATGTCTCTATTTTGCAATGGTTGCTGGGAATCGTGGTCTATCACAAGCTTTCCAAGTCCTTACAGGATTTAAATCACTCTGTTTTAGACTACAACTCCCGGAAAACACAGGTTTACGACAACTTCTACTTGGATGAGTTGCTATTTCCTGGTTAGATTGCCAGCCATTTTGAAGTCCAGACGCGTAGCCTCTCGATTTTTTGGGGGAGTAGTTactttttaaatctaaaaattCTGTATCGGACTTTGAAGTTTTTCTTTGATAGCTCTTCTACCGTTTTACCAGAAGAAGATTTTATTGTCACCTCTCAACGATGAATCCAGAATAGTAAGTGAAACACCTTCTCACCACCACCAGCCAGCTCTCCTCGTCTGTCTATGTCTGTCTGGTGGTGGTTAGAAATATAACGGGTTTTGGGCTGTATCAGCAAGGTATTTGGCGTCATTGGCTGACTGATAACGAACAATAGCTGATATAacaaaactatattttaatgaataatgtTATGGGACTAGTAGATGGagtcctgttctgtttttttggcCTGCTACAACTGATCTAGGACCTCAATTCCGGCATCATGTGGGTTGACTTGTAGCCAACATCCAGATCATGAACtgtttactaattttttttttttgtctgctatTCTTGAAATGTCACTTTTGAGCTTTAAATATTAGCGGCtggttttaaacaaaatttcaatCCGCTTCACGTCACGTGCActacaaaacaaatgaaataacatttaaaaaattgcatcCAAATGTTCGGGAAATTCTGTTGTAAAACTGGCCGTGAACCAACcatgatattaaaaaaacataaataaaatttaatgttaGACGTAGTCTTTGATGCATTGtgtgattaatttaaaatatttggtaATCGAAGCTGATCCACCCAATTATTTTAGATAGATGTGGACGGACGGGGTCAGTCGGACGGAAGGGCTGTTAATGTTACTCGACACATTCATGACTGTCCGAGAGACACGTAAAGATATTTGAAATTGCTGTGAAGCGACAGATTGATCACttgtgtgtgaactgtgttGCAGGGTGAGTTGACGCCATCTGCTCGCCGTCCCAGCATTCATTATTTAGGCGTGTTCCTGTCTGAAACAGGAGCTGGGTCTCctaggcagcagctctttttgtttgtttgtttgtttgttttataaaatgttacatGGCGCTTTGCCGCACTCAGCTTCTTGTGAGCCGAACGCGTACTGCCTTCGTTTCGGAAGCGCAGCCGCCGAGTTCCGACTCTGCGCCTCGATAAACTGTTTCTTAACGCGGTGTGACGTCAGCAGCGAGACCGGACCCTCAGGAGCGGCTCAGCAGGTCGGTCACGCGTGGGTCACGCGGCTTCTTGCGACACTCCGCTGCTGATTGGGCAACGCGTGGCGGGGCAGTTTTACTCTGTCGACTGGTGGAGGTGCTGCATTACACCGCGTTACACGTTACATACTCTCTTGGAGTTCTCTTTACGAACTGTATCTCTTTCTAGcgttacagtaaaatgtttctGCATTGAGTATCATTGTCCAACAGCTCTTCCCAGGCAACTTCTCTGATGGAGTGAATGTTTGCCCTCAAATAGGTAAATTACAGTAAGGAGCTGGTGTTAATCGAACAGTGTTGCGCAGAAGTCTGCGATCATCTTTGTTGTACCTTCAAGAATAGTGCTAAACGTGAATAGCTTAATATTTTGCCCGCGAGCTGTAATCGACTGATGTCGTTgtccaaggttacttacaaAGTTAATTAGCTTGACAGTGCTTTGCTTATTATGCAGCCAGGTATTCTTACcatatcagttcaaggtaagggCTTTGATCAAGGTTACAAGAGCTGGAGTGGATGCAAACCAGAGACCTTCAGGTTCAGGTGACCTTAATCACTAACCCTGCCTGCTTCCCCAGTTTGGTATGAGTAAAGTATAGAACAAAATAAAGATGGGTTTAATGGCAGTGCTGTCACAAGGCAAGCCCTTTGTCAAACATATCCATGGGGAAGCTATCCTGATTATACATAGTGATTTGTGGTTATAACAggtgacatttaatttaatataaccTGCAATGCATTCTAACAAgattgtgggggggggactaAAATTAATCCCCTCAGAGTTCCATAGAGCTGTTGTGTTTTCTTCAATTGGTTTCATGTAACAAGCTATGAATTGGTGGTTGTGTTTAACTATGAAACAATTCCCTCTGTCCTTAATTGGATTTTCTCATTATTTCCCCATGACTGACCTTTACTAACAGGCctactcagttttttttaatgcagactTGGGCAATGTGAGTCCTTTTGGGCTGTGGAATATAGTTTTACACGTTGTACCTTCAACGCTTGATTATTTCATCAGTTCATTTTGATAGTAAAATACTGCATCTTAGTGTCTACAGATAAATCTATAGGTTTATCTACAGGCCATTGGGTCTCAAATCTGCAGGACTGGAGGCCTTTAGGTGTGTGATTTTTAGGAACCTTTGGGCCTGGTTTGAAAGTCTTTGTATGGATTGCTTGCCGTGACATCATGTTACTGTATTAAATGTTCTGACTGAGAATTCTTCATTTCAGCTTACATTTAAAGAGAGCTGGAAAACCAACAATAAACATGTTTGCATCCAACAGTAGGAGTCTGTTTTaaggaaaattgaaattaatggtTTATCTGGGAGACGTTTTAGCATTTGGGAAAACATCATAATTTATAAGAGTGGTTTTGTCATTTTCGGCTGTTACTGGGCCCAGCACCTTTATTTTGGAAATGCATTGACAAAGTTCTTCCCAGTCTACCCTAAATATTTGTTACAATACCAGTTTTGATGTACTTCTGTAAGGAATAATCTCCATCTTTGTACAACAGTGCATCCTCCTGTTGATTGAAACAGCGATGGCTCTATCTCTTCTCTGAAGCATTCAGGGAGACCATTTAGGTTTGAATTGTGTCCAACATTGTCCTTTTCTTGGCATCTTTGTGGCTAGAATGCAAATTTTAACTCGAGGCTTTTTGCAGCTGTCTCAAACAGAAGCGTGTCCAAAACTGGTCTCGCACTTGCTTGAATTCAATGAGAAGGAAAATTCTCACTTATATGTTGCTTCACTTGTCGTACTGTAGTTCCAGTATTTTGTACATGCAGATATTTCAATGTTTTGTACATAATTCTAAGGAGTTTCTGTACTATTTGGAATATTTTTAGCCATCCCATTTTGTACATTAACATAAAAGTGCCTGTCTGAACACTGAACTGCTGTCTAACAGGCCTTTTTCAGTATGGCAAATGTTCAACAGTGTGTAGATACGGCAGCAAAACCTGATGGTACTGGTATTGGAGTCTACACCTATACATCCTTTTATGTTGCTGCCCTTTGTAAAGTtctgtaatttttgtaaaatgtgtgtgtgtgtgtgtgtgtgtgtgtgtgtgtgtgtgtgtgtatatatataggtGTATCAGCATAGTTCACCTTGTTGAAGAGTACAGCTCATGTTCCCAGCTAAAATATGAATACCGGTCTTCTGGCAGTGGTGTCATATCAGCACCTACATCACTATTAATTCCATTTCTCCGTGTTTACTATGCTTATTGAAGCTGTGTGTTATGTTAAATATTGacttcatgattttttttttccatcagattgttttcagtaaaaatggcaAACCTTAATTTTTGTATAGATTTTAATCTCAAGAGTGATTAGAGATGAAATCTTTTGCTGTTGTGTGAATTGCATTATTGCATGAAGTGGGTTGTTGGGAAGTCATAATTCAGGAGTTACTTGCAATAAAATAAGGTGGCAAAGTACAAGAAAGGATTAATCTAACATTAGAATTGTGCAGCTCCAAGGTCAGCATAGAGAACTGTACTTGACTTCTTGGctgtatatttgcatattgGAAAATTTCTCTGGAACATGCTTTATTTCTACATCATGAATCACTTTCTACTTAGCATTTAATAGCATTTCATAGCAAAAGATGGTGTTGTAGTAAACCTTACATTGTAGATTAATCACTAGAATCAGATAAATCTGTTTTCTTGCCACTCTGGAATGAACTGTCACCCCTTGCAGTGTTGTGCCCagggcttccaggataggctctggctcaccgcaggCCCgttttggacaagtggttatttaaaTTGGATGGATGTTTTGTTGCCTAAAAGGAGGATTTTTATTTGTATCCTTCAGACGGGTGGCACGCAGTGAAAATGATGCCACTTTCCCTTTCTTTACACGCATTTCTCTTCTTCCCCAGTGATTATTTATTCAAGCTGCTTCTGATTGGTGACTCTGGTGTTGGGAAGTCCTGCCTCCTCTTACGATTTGCAGTAAGTATTTCCTTTTCTCGTTGGACAACATCCTCCTAATACCGCTCTGTCCCACTGGAGGTGGACAAAGCTGTAGAGATCACATTGCTCCCTTAGAAGTGCACACTTGATCATCCCTGGAATAGTCTCAACTGCAAAGCAGCCTTCACAATACTATGCTCTaggtatttattttgttaatttttactgggtgCAGggtgcaatgtgtgtgtttttcatatcgtaatgtatttacagctcagtgtgtgCAAGTAGAATAATGCATGCTATTTTGCAAGATGTTTATTTGTTGCCCTTTGCCACTCTCCAGGATGACACGTACACGGAAAGCTACATTAGTACTATTGGGGTGGACTTCAAGATAAGAACTATAGAATTAGATGGAAAGACTATCAAACTTCAAAttgtaagtatttttttttcttgtttaatataATTTGAGTATCATTCACTAACATCAAAGCTGAAAGTTCAGCATTTTATGTGAAATCTGGCACTCAGTTTGGAGTAGAAATGTTTGTGGAGTCACTCAGTCAGGAATCTTCTTTTCAGTGGGATACAGCAGGTCAGGAGAGGTTTCGCACAATCACGTCCAGTTACTACAGAGGAGCACATGGCATTATTGTAGTCTATGATGTCACAGATCAAGTaagtttttccatttactcTTCCATAAATATCTAAGGCATGTCTGTGTCATTCTCTGTTCaaattcttctttcttttccgGCAGGAGTCTTTCAATAATGTTAAACAGTGGCTGCAGGAGATTGAACGTTATGCCAGTGAAAATGTCAATAAGTTATTGGTAGGGAACAAGTGTGACTTGACGACAAAGAAAGTGGTGGACTACACAACAGCAAAGGTACTGAATTTCCTCATAGAAACAATCCAGTTTAGTTGTGATGTTATAAAATCTGTTTAGATATCATTATCTCAGTTTGTACATCTAGCTTGGATGTTTGAGTTTTGAtcagtttattttatgaatTGTGGGATGTCTTTTTACATgtcacattaatattaatagcaTAATGAGAAATTTCACATGTTGAGCATTGTGCATTTCAAGTTAGTCAAATGATGCTTAATAGGATTCATGGGCTGACAGTCTTATTGAACACTGAGTTTTGTCTGTGCCTTTAAAAAGGCTCAGTGTCATTCATTAACTTTTGTTACAGAGCCATTCCAGTTATTGGAAGGTGATCTGAGCTTCTTTGCCTCCTTTTCAGGAATTTGCTGACTCTCTAGGCATCCCTTTCCTGGAGACCAGTGCCAAGAACGCCACCAATGTGGAGCAGGCCTTCATGACCATGGCTGCCGAGATCAAGAAGAGGATGGGTCCTGGGGCCACGGCTGGTGGCTCAGAGAAATCCAACGTTAAGATCCAGAGCACTCCGGTGAAACCTTCTTCTGGAGGGTGCTGCTGAGGCCCCCCTCTTCCTACATCCTGCCCCTCAGTTTCCAGTGGGACATACACTATGTTCCAAAGTCAGAGAGACACACGAAGCAAGCGTGAGAGACGGCGAGAGAGAAACATTAAGTTGCCTgaattgtactgtatgtaactGCACTACCAGAAATACTCAAACAAGGTCAGTTGAAATCCAACAACTGTCAGCACCTTGCAGTGACCCCACCCACCACCTTGAGGctgcttttattttccccctcaaagatggcaaaattaattttctctgctATTTAGTTTCCAAATTCAGGGTCATAAATGTGAATGAGTCTCACAGCATTCCTACTACAGATAGGCTCTGTAGttggctccccccccccacttttctCCCCCTCGTATCGGTGTCTGTAACCATTTCTGCCCCCTGAAGATAATGTTTTGGACACTGTCAGCTGATAGATTGTCTTTGTCAAGCatcaacaaattaaaattaaatatgtgtgtggatgtctgtctgtgtgcgtgcaggtacgcacacgtgtgtgtgtgtgtgtgtgtgtgtgtgtgtgtgtgtgtgtgtgtgtgtgcgtatacaTAGTCACACAAAACAATGGCCCACGTGCTCAGATctaggaaagtgtgtgtgtgtgtgtatgtctatgGGTGCTCATATGTATGTAGGTATGAATGTACAAGTATATGTATGACTTAATTGCCCTGTACAGAAACATGGGGAATAAAATGCATTATCTGATTAGTACTTTAAATGTCAGCTCTGCATTTGATTTGTGTCTGCAGATTATTGTAATTTTTGATGCAAACTAACATTAAACAAGAGAAGAAATGTTTAATACACATTAGAGCAATTTCTACCTGAGTGTATaaaacgtctttttttttttttttttttttttttttttttgtctgtgataTTTAGaatacattttgctttaaattatttattctacatttatattgcaaatattttccaGGTAATTAAGATTATATTAGCAATATGGCCAAAACCTGTGGAATACATGACTACAAGTAGCAATGTCGCAATTGCTTATTTGAAACGCTGTGTTCTTTTCATAATAAAGGCAACtgaattcagttttaaatgtgACGGAACCTTTTCTAGTTAGGCATTGTTTTCAGCAGCTTTGTCCATATGTGTATCTGCAGATTGAGTTATACAGTGGTGTTGGCCTATTTTTAGTTATACATTTGTGCACAATACCAGCAGATCCTCTGCAGTGAAAATGTCAGCGTGTCACTAACTGCTGAAAATGTTAAtaagctgctgctgtttctatGTGAAACGCTTGACTGAAGTCCTCTCTCTTGTTGTATAGATTAATAATATTGTGATTAGTTGCTGCTTTCATCGAATGCACCTTACAATGCTGCTTATGTTAG
Coding sequences:
- the LOC108933702 gene encoding ras-related protein Rab-1A-like, encoding MNPEYDYLFKLLLIGDSGVGKSCLLLRFADDTYTESYISTIGVDFKIRTIELDGKTIKLQIWDTAGQERFRTITSSYYRGAHGIIVVYDVTDQESFNNVKQWLQEIERYASENVNKLLVGNKCDLTTKKVVDYTTAKEFADSLGIPFLETSAKNATNVEQAFMTMAAEIKKRMGPGATAGGSEKSNVKIQSTPVKPSSGGCC